The following proteins are co-located in the Triticum aestivum cultivar Chinese Spring chromosome 1A, IWGSC CS RefSeq v2.1, whole genome shotgun sequence genome:
- the LOC123189374 gene encoding uncharacterized protein produces the protein MDEVWPWLATLPPPGAGTGTATASIPLAASPEAEGASIVLQADCTTTADGGTAVVAFSIAVDSANGVARRVLWTSEAFAAASEVAPRLLLLAQLLDEVTALSPSITSLRREPDASSSESKLLDAEVVSAVIAATGVDDGSHFFSLALLMRLFWLCALEAPADLGFLFFQALSTDIERALAGCAPAALGGLLLSVGPDVEERFMRSLGYMLAKWCLLREMQSAPKPPAKPDVACLSYATEVHGLWVLRGYAPVLAIPRVAGATSPATITALPHELPEEPALRYGLVHQQLEAVAQVEYAVSVRDNGFIVVGVHVDNIRVRVVRLGYSKKDDTGTGEDDVDDDHVLDGERHFPSRIRLWVGPRFGSSYATGPSLGRSTGNPEREVEMTRTVKGAFSGATKLGGDPRVKAKMRSSSRARNRSWRWEQEAEGSAGVFEGVLCDPATGTEVSSWRPGSREADPRSGMRRRYGGPGRAFSKMRGLVVAGDELPEEVTWRVGREAEGRTMRWRLGLKVWLSYLPNEVRSRHFETRCVEWAHEVELPLMATTPL, from the coding sequence ATGGACGAGGTGTGGCCGTGGCTGGCCACCCTCCCTCCTCCCGGCGCTGGCACCGGCACCGCCACGGCATCCATCCCCCTCGCCGCCTCCCCCGAGGCCGAGGGCGCCTCCATCGTCCTGCAGGCCGACTGCACCACCACCGCCGACGGCGGCACGGCCGTCGTCGCTTTCTCCATCGCCGTAGACAGTGCCAACGGCGTGGCTCGCCGCGTACTCTGGACGTCCGAGGCATTCGCGGCAGCCTCCGAGGTCGCCCCGCGGCTGCTGCTTCTGGCCCAGCTGCTCGACGAGGTGACCGCGCTCTCGCCGTCCATCACTTCCTTGAGAAGAGAACCGGACGcgtcgtcgtcggagtcgaagCTGCTGGACGCGGAGGTCGTGTCCGCCGTCATCGCGGCCACGGGCGTCGATGATGGTTCACACTTCTTCTCGCTGGCGCTGCTCATGCGTCTCTTCTGGCTGTGCGCCCTGGAGGCCCCCGCGGACCTTGGGTTCCTCTTCTTCCAAGCTCTTAGCACGGACATCGAGCGCGCCCTCGCCGGCTGCGCCCCGGCGGCGCTCGGCGGGCTGCTGCTCTCCGTCGGCCCGGACGTCGAGGAGCGGTTCATGCGGTCGCTCGGCTACATGCTGGCCAAGTGGTGCCTGCTGCGGGAGATGCAGTCGGCGCCCAAGCCGCCGGCCAAGCCCGACGTCGCGTGCCTGTCGTACGCCACGGAGGTGCACGGCCTCTGGGTGCTGAGAGGGTACGCGCCGGTGCTCGCCATCCCCCGCGTCGCTGGTGCGACATCGCCGGCGACGATCACGGCcttgcctcatgagctgccggaGGAGCCGGCGCTGCGGTACGGCCTGGTGCACCAGCAGCTGGAGGCCGTGGCCCAGGTGGAGTACGCGGTGAGCGTGCGAGACAATGGCTTCATCGTCGTCGGTGTGCACGTCGACAACATACGGGTGCGCGTCGTGCGGCTCGGGTATAGTAAGAAGGACGACACCGGCACTGGGGAAGACGACGTCGACGACGACCATGTCTTGGACGGCGAGAGGCATTTCCCGTCGCGTATCCGGCTCTGGGTCGGCCCTAGGTTCGGCTCGTCCTACGCCACGGGCCCGAGCCTGGGCCGGTCGACGGGGAACCCGGAGCGGGAGGTCGAGATGACGCGCACCGTCAAGGGCGCCTTCTCCGGCGCCACCAAGCTCGGCGGCGACCCGAGGGTGAAGGCGAAGATGCGCTCGTCGTCGCGGGCACGGAACCGGAGCTGGCGGTGGGAGCAGGAGGCGGAGGGCAGCGCCGGCGTGTTCGAGGGCGTGCTGTGCGACCCGGCCACCGGGACGGAGGTCTCGTCGTGGCGCCCGGGCAGCAGAGAGGCCGACCCGCGCAGCGGCATGAGGCGCCGGTACGGGGGCCCCGGGCGAGCGTTCAGCAAGATGCGGGGGCtggtggtggccggcgacgagctGCCGGAGGAGGTGACGTGGAGGGTAGGGAGGGAGGCGGAGGGGAGGACCATGAGGTGGCGCCTGGGACTCAAGGTCTGGCTGAGCTACCTGCCCAACGAGGTGAGGAGCCGTCATTTCGAGACCAGGTGCGTCGAGTGGGCGCACGAGGTCGAGCTACCGCTAATGGCGACGACTCCATTGTAA